In one Streptomyces sp. NBC_01241 genomic region, the following are encoded:
- a CDS encoding deaminase, producing MTPGARRGPGRAHETAAIREACTKLGTEHLVGITLYVLAHPCPMCLGSLYYCSPDEVVFLTTRDAYKPHYVDDRKYFELDTVYDEFAKDYGQRRLPVRYDPQDSAVDVHQLCRRTTAATGESKEHRPSERQGPGVRPPGRQVPPGERGRTGRPRPARPRPAGPATLGPTPATHRDGVARRDHGSGTGQAGLAGGRSRTSAVMGNNSSTRGRQNLVTARADALGPCPSHAASHGSTRCHAGHAVRQPEVPPSAEPFLGGVLR from the coding sequence GTGACTCCGGGGGCACGCCGCGGACCGGGCCGGGCACACGAGACGGCGGCCATCCGCGAGGCCTGCACCAAGCTCGGCACCGAGCACCTGGTCGGCATCACCCTCTATGTGCTCGCCCATCCGTGCCCCATGTGCCTGGGTTCGCTGTACTACTGCTCCCCCGACGAGGTCGTCTTCCTCACCACCCGCGACGCATACAAGCCGCACTACGTCGACGACCGCAAGTACTTCGAACTCGACACCGTCTACGACGAGTTCGCCAAGGACTACGGACAGCGCCGGCTGCCTGTGCGCTACGACCCGCAGGACTCCGCCGTCGACGTCCACCAGCTGTGCAGGCGTACAACGGCGGCAACCGGCGAATCGAAGGAGCACCGACCGTCTGAGCGTCAAGGCCCCGGTGTCCGTCCGCCGGGGCGGCAGGTCCCGCCGGGTGAGCGTGGCCGGACCGGCCGCCCTCGGCCGGCCCGACCACGCCCGGCCGGCCCGGCCACGCTTGGCCCAACACCCGCCACACACCGTGACGGAGTCGCCCGACGCGATCACGGCAGCGGTACAGGACAGGCTGGTCTCGCGGGCGGCCGGTCGCGTACTTCGGCCGTGATGGGGAACAACTCCTCTACGAGAGGTCGGCAGAACCTCGTGACCGCACGAGCCGACGCGCTCGGACCATGTCCATCGCACGCCGCGTCCCACGGGTCCACGCGATGTCATGCCGGGCACGCCGTACGGCAGCCGGAGGTTCCGCCCTCCGCAGAGCCGTTCCTCGGAGGAGTTCTCCGATGA
- a CDS encoding ABC transporter permease, whose translation MLRYALQTLKARKGGFIGAFLALFCAAALVTACGILLETGLRGTIATERYAAAPVIVGADQNVHQTTIKKKKDKIKEKHKAKPLAERVWLPAGTTEVLAGLPGVRKAVPETNFPAYAVGPQGQIVPGIDGKPSYGHAWSSAALTPFELTDGRAPTGADEVVLDRELAARTGLKTGSSLVVQSTGAPTTYKVSGIAAAKDGDLHQQSSLFFSDVTARDLSGRAGQVATVGLLPKPGVSASELADQAKKALVGNGRRYAVATGGERGPIEFLDAGNARVKLVSMGGAMGGTSLLVAILVVVGTFALSIQQRYRELALLRAIAATPKQVRQLIGREALIIGGLAGGLGSVAGLPIAYWLHGKFIDFKAIPDTLELTFSFVPFTAAVGAALLGAWVAARIAARRTARIRPAEALSEASMEQHHFAWGRLGMGMLVLALGIGVVVLLGFLRTEPASQPVTFLSVVVLAVAVSLLGPVIVRVAVAILGIPLKFSRVGGHLATANARANAKRMAAAVTPLVLLIGMACTVLFVQTTMGDAATAQAEAGNKADWVVASNGPGVPAEATDALRAVPGVTQVTEIVRTQVRVGLDKYSAQGISAQGLTTNWDPDVSRGSLKGFGDNSIAMSDVSADHLGKKPGDTLKVTLGDATVAELKVAAVYERGLGFGDLTMSHDLVARHVDNPLASSVLVKTAGDGKAGREQLTGALKRFPGIGVLDRTQVDDLQADVQQSNAEVNYLAMGLIIAFTAIAVVNTLAMSVSDRTREFALLRLVGTTRRQVMSMLRIESALIVLVAAVLGTAISLAVLTAFSVGMTGVAQPSVDLPMFLGALGFAAVLTAVATLVPGRVALGGRPEDVISAQQ comes from the coding sequence ATGCTGCGCTACGCACTGCAGACGCTCAAGGCCAGGAAGGGCGGCTTCATCGGCGCCTTCCTCGCCCTGTTCTGCGCCGCCGCCCTGGTCACCGCCTGCGGCATCCTCCTGGAGACCGGTCTGCGCGGCACCATCGCCACCGAGCGCTACGCCGCCGCCCCGGTCATCGTCGGCGCCGACCAGAACGTCCACCAGACCACCATCAAGAAGAAGAAAGACAAGATCAAGGAGAAGCACAAGGCGAAGCCGCTGGCCGAGCGGGTCTGGCTCCCAGCGGGGACCACCGAGGTCCTCGCCGGCCTGCCCGGTGTACGCAAGGCGGTGCCCGAGACGAACTTCCCGGCGTACGCGGTCGGCCCCCAGGGCCAGATCGTGCCGGGCATCGACGGCAAGCCGTCCTACGGCCACGCCTGGTCCTCCGCCGCACTGACGCCGTTCGAGCTGACGGACGGCAGGGCGCCCACGGGCGCCGACGAGGTCGTCCTCGACCGGGAACTCGCGGCCCGCACCGGCCTCAAGACCGGCAGCAGCCTCGTCGTCCAGTCGACCGGTGCCCCGACGACGTACAAGGTCAGCGGCATCGCGGCGGCCAAAGACGGCGACCTGCACCAGCAGTCCTCGCTGTTCTTCTCCGACGTGACAGCCCGCGACCTCTCCGGACGGGCCGGCCAGGTCGCGACCGTCGGCCTGCTGCCCAAGCCCGGCGTCTCGGCGAGCGAACTCGCGGACCAGGCCAAGAAGGCCCTCGTCGGCAACGGCCGCAGGTATGCCGTCGCCACCGGTGGCGAGCGCGGCCCCATCGAGTTCCTCGACGCGGGCAACGCCCGGGTCAAACTCGTCTCCATGGGCGGCGCCATGGGCGGTACGTCGCTGCTCGTCGCGATCCTCGTCGTCGTCGGCACGTTCGCGCTCTCCATCCAGCAGCGCTACCGCGAACTCGCCCTGCTGCGCGCCATCGCCGCGACCCCCAAGCAGGTCCGTCAGCTGATCGGCCGCGAGGCCCTGATCATCGGCGGCCTCGCGGGCGGACTCGGCTCGGTCGCGGGTCTGCCCATCGCGTACTGGCTGCACGGCAAGTTCATCGACTTCAAGGCCATCCCCGACACCCTCGAACTCACCTTCAGCTTCGTGCCGTTCACCGCCGCCGTCGGCGCGGCCCTGCTCGGGGCGTGGGTCGCGGCCCGCATCGCCGCACGCCGCACCGCCCGCATCCGCCCGGCCGAGGCCCTGTCCGAGGCGTCCATGGAACAGCACCACTTCGCGTGGGGGCGGCTCGGCATGGGGATGCTCGTCCTGGCGCTCGGCATCGGTGTGGTCGTCCTGCTGGGCTTCCTGCGCACCGAACCGGCCTCGCAGCCCGTCACGTTCCTGTCCGTCGTGGTCCTCGCCGTCGCGGTCTCGCTGCTCGGCCCGGTCATCGTCCGCGTCGCCGTCGCGATCCTCGGGATCCCTCTGAAGTTCTCGCGCGTCGGTGGTCACCTTGCGACCGCCAACGCCCGGGCCAACGCCAAGCGGATGGCCGCTGCCGTCACCCCACTGGTCCTGCTCATCGGCATGGCCTGCACCGTCCTGTTCGTGCAGACCACCATGGGCGACGCCGCCACGGCCCAGGCCGAGGCGGGCAACAAGGCGGACTGGGTGGTCGCTTCGAACGGCCCCGGCGTCCCCGCCGAGGCGACGGACGCGCTGCGCGCCGTACCGGGCGTCACCCAGGTCACCGAGATCGTCCGGACCCAGGTCCGCGTCGGCCTCGACAAGTACTCCGCGCAGGGCATCTCCGCGCAGGGCCTCACCACGAACTGGGACCCGGACGTCTCCCGGGGCAGCCTCAAGGGCTTCGGGGACAACAGCATCGCGATGAGCGACGTCTCCGCCGACCACCTCGGCAAGAAGCCCGGCGACACGCTCAAGGTGACGCTCGGCGACGCCACCGTGGCCGAACTGAAGGTCGCTGCCGTCTACGAACGGGGTCTGGGATTCGGCGACCTGACCATGTCGCACGACCTGGTCGCCCGGCACGTCGACAACCCACTCGCCTCCTCCGTCCTCGTCAAGACGGCCGGTGACGGCAAGGCGGGCCGCGAGCAGTTGACCGGCGCCCTCAAGCGATTCCCGGGTATCGGCGTCCTCGACCGCACCCAGGTCGACGACCTCCAGGCCGACGTGCAGCAATCCAACGCCGAGGTCAACTACCTCGCGATGGGCCTGATCATCGCGTTCACCGCAATCGCCGTGGTCAACACCCTGGCCATGTCGGTCTCGGACCGCACCCGTGAGTTCGCCCTGCTGCGGCTCGTCGGCACGACCCGTCGCCAGGTGATGTCGATGCTCAGGATCGAGTCCGCCCTGATCGTTCTGGTCGCCGCGGTGCTCGGCACGGCCATCTCGCTCGCGGTGCTCACCGCCTTCAGCGTCGGGATGACGGGCGTCGCCCAGCCGTCTGTCGACCTGCCGATGTTCCTCGGGGCCCTCGGCTTCGCCGCGGTGCTCACCGCGGTGGCAACGCTGGTCCCTGGCCGCGTCGCACTCGGCGGACGCCCGGAGGACGTCATCAGCGCCCAGCAGTAG
- a CDS encoding ABC transporter ATP-binding protein yields MVTETSRPSLDNGHNTVDQGHALRLADVTKVYGRNGRGVRALDGVSVGIERGSFTAVMGPSGSGKSTFLHCAAGLDKPTTGRSYIGDTQLNDMDETQLTKLRRRRIGFVFQAFNLIPSLSVRQNVELPLRLAGESLDEDWLDEILGRVGLGGRAAHRPAELSGGQQQRVAIARALITRPDVIFGDEPTGALDTVTAKEILSLLRACVNETGQTVVMVTHDPVAASHADTVLFLADGKIAGQLDAPTADLVAERMTHLGAWA; encoded by the coding sequence ATGGTGACCGAGACGAGCCGCCCTTCCCTCGACAACGGCCACAACACGGTCGACCAGGGGCATGCCCTTCGTCTGGCCGACGTGACCAAGGTGTACGGCAGGAACGGCCGCGGCGTCCGCGCCCTGGACGGGGTCTCCGTGGGGATCGAGCGCGGCTCCTTCACCGCGGTGATGGGCCCGTCGGGCTCCGGCAAGTCGACGTTCCTGCACTGCGCGGCGGGCCTCGACAAGCCGACCACGGGCCGGTCCTACATCGGGGACACTCAACTCAACGACATGGACGAGACCCAGCTGACGAAGCTGCGCCGCCGGCGCATCGGTTTCGTCTTCCAGGCGTTCAACCTCATCCCGTCCCTGTCGGTCCGTCAGAACGTCGAGCTGCCACTGCGCCTCGCGGGCGAGAGCCTCGACGAGGACTGGCTCGACGAGATCCTCGGCCGCGTCGGCCTGGGCGGCCGGGCCGCCCACCGGCCCGCCGAACTCTCCGGCGGCCAGCAGCAGCGCGTCGCCATCGCCCGCGCCCTCATCACCCGGCCCGACGTCATCTTCGGCGACGAGCCGACCGGCGCCCTCGACACCGTGACCGCCAAGGAGATCCTCTCCCTGCTGCGCGCCTGCGTGAACGAGACCGGCCAGACCGTCGTCATGGTCACCCACGACCCGGTGGCCGCCTCGCACGCCGACACCGTCCTCTTCCTGGCCGACGGCAAGATCGCCGGACAGCTGGACGCCCCGACCGCCGACCTCGTCGCCGAGCGCATGACACACCTGGGAGCGTGGGCGTGA
- a CDS encoding multicopper oxidase domain-containing protein, with the protein MDLSRSAIATRRTVVFSESKDGSKDYINGRRFAPNRVDIRSKPNTVEEWTVRNDTNEEHSFHVHVNKFPLMSINGRPHHGHGLQDTASVPAKGQLVVRIHFRNYTGKTVHHCHILIHEDAGMMAVLEIVK; encoded by the coding sequence GTGGACCTGAGCCGCTCGGCGATCGCCACCCGGCGCACCGTCGTGTTCTCCGAGAGCAAGGACGGCAGCAAGGACTACATCAACGGCAGACGGTTCGCCCCGAACCGGGTGGACATCCGGTCCAAGCCGAACACGGTCGAGGAGTGGACCGTGCGCAACGACACCAACGAGGAACACTCGTTCCACGTGCATGTCAACAAGTTCCCATTGATGAGCATCAACGGCCGACCGCACCACGGTCACGGTCTGCAGGACACAGCGAGCGTGCCCGCCAAGGGGCAACTCGTCGTCCGGATCCACTTCAGGAACTACACCGGCAAGACCGTCCATCACTGCCACATCCTCATCCACGAGGACGCGGGCATGATGGCGGTGCTGGAGATCGTCAAGTAA
- a CDS encoding alpha-ketoglutarate-dependent dioxygenase AlkB yields the protein MASHQLQGSLFDQGDDVRLRPLHGLRRTELGDGAWIDLLPGWLTGADALFEQLATDVPWKAERRQMYERVVDVPRLLAFYRVGEPLPHPVLDEARQALSAHYAAELGEPFATAGLCHYRDGRDSVAWHGDRIGRGAREDTMVAILSVGTPRDLLLRPCRGGDVVRRPLGHGDLIVMGGSCQRTWEHAIPKAARVAGGRISIQFRPHGVQ from the coding sequence ATGGCATCGCACCAGCTCCAGGGGTCTCTGTTCGATCAGGGCGACGACGTGCGGCTACGCCCACTGCACGGACTCCGCAGAACAGAGCTTGGCGACGGCGCCTGGATCGACCTCCTGCCGGGCTGGCTGACCGGCGCCGACGCCCTGTTCGAACAACTGGCCACGGACGTCCCCTGGAAGGCCGAACGACGACAGATGTACGAGCGGGTCGTGGACGTCCCGCGCCTGCTCGCCTTCTACCGCGTCGGCGAACCGCTGCCCCACCCCGTCCTCGACGAGGCGCGGCAGGCGCTGTCCGCGCACTACGCCGCCGAGCTCGGCGAACCCTTCGCGACAGCAGGCCTGTGCCACTACCGCGACGGACGCGACAGCGTGGCCTGGCACGGCGACCGCATCGGCCGGGGGGCCCGCGAGGACACGATGGTCGCCATCCTCTCCGTAGGAACGCCCCGGGACCTGCTGCTGCGCCCGTGCCGCGGCGGCGATGTCGTCCGGCGGCCGCTCGGACACGGCGACCTGATCGTGATGGGCGGATCCTGCCAGCGGACCTGGGAGCACGCCATCCCCAAGGCCGCGCGGGTCGCGGGAGGGCGAATCAGTATCCAGTTCCGGCCGCACGGGGTGCAGTGA
- a CDS encoding SDR family NAD(P)-dependent oxidoreductase produces MSGKLTGRKALVTGGARGIGAAVARRLAADGADVAINYRSSGDAAEALATEIAADGRRAVAIKADVSEPDEIRRLTDQAAEALGGLDILASNAGIEYFGKLDDVTPADFDRVFAINTRAQFFAVQNAVRHMGEGGRIVLTSSQSAHKAVFYHALYASSKAAVECIALNLSPELGRRGITINAIAPGGTVTDMSAQAASQYVHPDVDTDFRDLIRTASSLGRMAQPAEIAAVVSFLVSDDASFITGRTIQADGGWF; encoded by the coding sequence ATGAGCGGAAAGCTGACCGGCAGGAAGGCCCTGGTCACCGGCGGCGCACGAGGGATCGGCGCGGCCGTGGCCCGCAGGCTCGCCGCTGACGGAGCCGACGTGGCGATCAACTACCGGAGCAGCGGCGACGCGGCCGAAGCACTCGCCACCGAGATCGCGGCCGACGGCCGCCGCGCGGTCGCGATCAAGGCGGATGTCAGCGAACCGGACGAGATCCGCCGGCTGACCGATCAGGCCGCCGAGGCTCTTGGCGGACTGGACATTCTCGCCAGCAACGCCGGAATCGAGTACTTCGGCAAGCTGGACGATGTCACCCCAGCCGACTTCGACCGTGTCTTCGCCATCAACACCCGAGCTCAGTTCTTCGCCGTACAGAACGCGGTGCGGCATATGGGCGAGGGAGGGAGGATCGTACTGACGTCATCGCAGAGTGCGCACAAGGCCGTTTTCTACCACGCCCTCTATGCGTCGAGTAAGGCCGCCGTCGAATGTATCGCGCTCAACCTCAGCCCCGAACTCGGCCGGCGCGGCATCACCATCAACGCCATCGCGCCCGGGGGAACCGTCACCGACATGTCGGCTCAGGCGGCTTCCCAGTACGTCCATCCCGACGTCGACACTGATTTCCGCGACCTCATTCGCACCGCCAGTTCGCTCGGGCGGATGGCCCAGCCCGCCGAAATCGCCGCGGTGGTCTCGTTCCTGGTGTCGGACGATGCCTCGTTCATCACCGGCCGGACCATCCAGGCCGACGGCGGCTGGTTCTGA
- a CDS encoding NAD(P)-dependent oxidoreductase encodes MTYAAQDRPRIGWIGVGRMGFQLATRLLDAGHDVAVYNRTRSKAEPLAEQGATLVDRPSDLSDRDVVFTMVAAAPALEAVTTGPDGVLTSPDVAPGVLIDSSTVSTRMSALIRSASADRGTDFLAAPVSGNPKAIAAGKLTVAVSGSREVFGQVEPLLALLGRGVTYVGEDEVARLVKIAHNVFLGVVTQSLAEIMILTEKGGVSRAAFLAFLNDSVMGSVYTRYKSPALVNLDFTPTFTMPLLRKDLDLGLSAAHELEVPMPLAAATAQLVMGAIGAGHVEDDFATLILEQARSSGITLTPENVPVGDGLSPQP; translated from the coding sequence ATGACGTATGCCGCCCAGGACCGCCCACGTATCGGCTGGATCGGTGTCGGCCGGATGGGCTTCCAACTCGCCACCCGGCTGCTGGACGCCGGGCACGACGTAGCCGTCTACAACAGGACCCGCTCCAAGGCCGAACCGCTCGCGGAGCAGGGAGCGACGCTCGTCGACCGGCCGTCAGATCTGTCCGACCGGGATGTCGTCTTCACCATGGTCGCCGCCGCGCCCGCCCTGGAGGCGGTCACCACCGGCCCCGACGGCGTGCTGACCTCGCCGGATGTCGCTCCGGGGGTGCTGATCGACAGCTCGACGGTCTCAACCCGGATGTCAGCGCTGATCCGGAGCGCATCTGCCGACCGTGGGACCGACTTCCTGGCCGCCCCGGTGAGTGGGAACCCGAAGGCGATCGCCGCAGGGAAGCTGACTGTCGCGGTCTCCGGCTCGCGCGAGGTGTTCGGCCAGGTCGAGCCATTGCTGGCACTGCTCGGGCGCGGGGTGACCTACGTCGGCGAGGACGAAGTCGCCCGTCTCGTCAAGATTGCGCACAACGTCTTCCTCGGTGTCGTCACCCAGTCGCTCGCCGAAATCATGATTCTCACAGAGAAGGGTGGTGTCAGCCGTGCCGCCTTCCTCGCATTCCTCAACGACTCCGTGATGGGCTCGGTCTACACCCGTTACAAGTCGCCCGCGCTGGTCAACCTGGACTTCACACCGACGTTCACCATGCCGCTGCTGCGCAAGGACCTCGACCTGGGATTGTCCGCGGCCCACGAGCTGGAAGTCCCGATGCCGCTCGCGGCCGCCACCGCTCAGCTCGTCATGGGCGCCATCGGCGCGGGGCACGTCGAGGACGACTTCGCCACGTTGATCCTCGAACAGGCCAGGAGCTCCGGCATCACGCTGACGCCTGAGAACGTGCCCGTGGGCGACGGTCTCTCGCCACAGCCATGA
- a CDS encoding DUF1707 SHOCT-like domain-containing protein, whose translation MSGEISPTGKRSGPDSSPELRASHADRDRVVDVLRIAAGEGLLTMDELDERLETALSARTLRELTTLIADLPPVSATLGATGAEGKDIVRIQQAHSGAVERVGRWVVPRRLELMVTFCKVTLDFTDAVITHDTLRIDVGMTGKTLTLVTRPGIVVDTDGLQLVHSRVKYRQTPTNPDTPVTLRVELVGRKAHGRVVVRPPRRTFGQWLLRRHTSLSAGA comes from the coding sequence ATGTCAGGAGAGATTTCGCCCACCGGGAAGCGCTCCGGCCCCGACTCGTCGCCCGAGCTGCGAGCCTCTCATGCCGACCGGGACCGGGTGGTGGATGTGCTGCGTATCGCGGCGGGGGAGGGCCTGCTGACCATGGACGAGTTGGACGAGCGCCTGGAAACTGCTCTGTCGGCGCGGACTCTGAGGGAACTGACCACGCTCATCGCTGACCTGCCGCCCGTATCGGCCACGCTCGGCGCGACCGGAGCAGAGGGCAAGGACATCGTTCGGATCCAACAGGCCCACAGCGGCGCGGTCGAGCGCGTGGGGCGCTGGGTGGTACCGCGGAGGCTGGAGCTCATGGTGACGTTCTGCAAGGTGACGCTCGACTTCACTGACGCAGTGATCACGCACGACACCTTGCGGATCGACGTGGGCATGACGGGGAAGACCCTGACACTGGTCACGAGGCCGGGCATCGTGGTCGATACCGATGGTCTGCAGCTGGTACACAGCAGAGTCAAGTACCGTCAGACTCCGACGAATCCCGATACGCCGGTCACTTTGCGAGTGGAGTTGGTCGGTCGGAAGGCCCACGGCCGCGTAGTGGTACGGCCCCCGCGTCGGACGTTCGGGCAGTGGCTGCTGCGCAGGCACACGTCCCTTTCTGCGGGCGCTTGA
- a CDS encoding ABC transporter ATP-binding protein codes for MSQVVTGTMVRVENVHKSYGQGAAAVHALRGVSFDIPRGELVALKGRSGSGKTTLLNVVGGLDAPDRGRVTVDGLDLSELGEDGLLALRRDRIGFVFQSFGLIPILTAAENVGVPMRMRRADIREREERVELLLSLVGLADHAAQRPGELSGGQQQRVAIARALANNPSLLIADEPTGQLDAETGHAVMELLRAVVHSEQVTALVATHDATLLDLADRVLELRDGEIRDETGE; via the coding sequence ATGAGCCAGGTTGTCACGGGGACCATGGTGCGCGTCGAGAACGTCCACAAGTCGTACGGCCAGGGAGCCGCCGCCGTCCATGCCCTGCGCGGCGTCTCCTTCGACATCCCCCGCGGTGAGCTCGTTGCGCTCAAGGGGCGCTCGGGCTCCGGGAAGACCACCCTGCTGAACGTCGTCGGAGGGCTCGATGCACCGGACCGGGGCCGGGTCACCGTGGACGGCCTGGACCTTTCGGAGCTCGGCGAGGACGGCCTGCTGGCGCTGCGCCGGGACCGGATCGGCTTCGTCTTCCAGTCCTTCGGCCTCATCCCGATCCTGACGGCCGCGGAGAACGTGGGCGTGCCGATGCGCATGCGCCGGGCCGACATACGGGAGCGCGAGGAGCGAGTCGAGCTGCTGCTGTCCCTGGTGGGCCTCGCCGACCACGCGGCCCAGCGGCCCGGCGAGCTCTCCGGCGGCCAGCAGCAGCGGGTCGCCATCGCCCGCGCCCTGGCCAACAACCCTTCGTTGCTGATTGCCGACGAGCCCACCGGCCAGCTGGACGCGGAGACCGGCCATGCCGTGATGGAACTGCTGCGGGCGGTCGTGCACAGCGAACAGGTCACCGCCCTGGTGGCCACGCATGACGCGACGCTCCTCGACCTGGCCGACCGGGTGCTGGAACTGCGCGACGGGGAGATACGGGACGAGACGGGGGAGTAG